From Pseudomonas sp. StFLB209, a single genomic window includes:
- a CDS encoding alginate biosynthesis protein Alg44 → MNTAVNANVVHESEAQRQHARVKLPAKLRLLNGAPNAPLVKVEDLSAGGLSYIAPNPQALRVGEVIKARMQFLVDNLGLAMDVELLIQSINPTTGRVGAQFQNLEPQDIATLRHLITSHLAGDIVSVGEVLATLQRDNFTRPRKNKAGEGGMGFFGRLRAVTFSLGIFIVGLGAFGFILKTVYGLYFVSHASAGLVTVPSLDVTMPREGTLQSLVQVNHEAEKGAPLASFNTNMLEMLKGGLAGEDLQPAKIEELYGKQLSGTLTSPCDCVVARQLVADGQYAAKGQVIFQLVPRNTPATVEARFTYRQFRDVKPGTQVSFQIAGEDQVRTGRVVSSANLTNNDLSTDIRVQIKPDESLSSAFIGRPVEVVSDRGPSMNWLIDKAVAAGL, encoded by the coding sequence ATGAATACCGCCGTGAACGCCAATGTCGTGCATGAATCCGAAGCCCAGCGCCAGCACGCCCGAGTCAAGCTGCCGGCCAAACTGCGCCTGCTCAACGGGGCGCCCAACGCGCCGCTGGTCAAGGTCGAAGACCTCAGTGCCGGCGGCCTGAGCTACATCGCCCCGAACCCGCAAGCCTTGCGCGTCGGCGAAGTGATCAAGGCGCGCATGCAGTTTCTGGTCGACAACCTGGGCCTGGCCATGGACGTCGAATTGCTGATCCAGTCGATCAACCCAACCACCGGCCGGGTCGGTGCGCAGTTCCAGAACCTTGAGCCGCAGGACATCGCCACCCTGCGCCACCTGATTACCTCGCACCTGGCCGGCGACATCGTCAGCGTTGGCGAAGTACTGGCCACCCTGCAACGCGATAACTTCACCCGGCCGCGCAAGAACAAGGCCGGCGAAGGCGGCATGGGCTTCTTCGGGCGGCTGCGCGCCGTGACCTTCAGCCTGGGGATTTTCATTGTCGGCCTGGGTGCGTTCGGCTTCATTCTCAAAACCGTTTACGGCCTGTACTTCGTCAGCCACGCCTCGGCCGGCCTTGTCACCGTACCGAGCCTGGACGTGACCATGCCTCGTGAAGGCACGCTGCAAAGCCTGGTGCAGGTCAACCACGAGGCCGAGAAAGGCGCACCACTGGCCTCGTTCAACACCAACATGCTGGAGATGCTCAAGGGCGGCCTGGCCGGTGAAGACCTGCAACCGGCGAAGATTGAAGAGCTGTACGGCAAGCAACTGAGCGGCACCCTGACCAGCCCGTGCGACTGCGTTGTGGCTCGCCAACTGGTAGCCGACGGCCAATATGCCGCCAAGGGCCAGGTGATCTTCCAACTGGTGCCACGTAACACCCCGGCCACTGTTGAAGCCCGCTTCACCTATCGCCAGTTCCGTGACGTCAAGCCCGGCACCCAGGTCAGCTTCCAGATCGCCGGCGAAGATCAGGTGCGCACCGGCCGGGTGGTCAGCAGCGCCAACCTGACCAATAACGACCTGTCGACCGACATTCGCGTGCAAATCAAGCCTGACGAGTCGCTGAGCAGCGCCTTCATCGGCCGTCCGGTGGAAGTGGTCAGTGATCGCGGCCCATCGATGAACTGGCTGATCGATAAAGCCGTGGCTGCAGGTCTGTAA
- a CDS encoding alginate export family protein, translating into MKLNPLMAAGMGLGFTLLWACPTLAAMTEEKNFGLEAKITAQSEDDRDLGTRSGGDVKGIGLDLRPWVYGERGNWSGYAMGQVVTATDTIQTDPLEQTTIDSNGQSGTQISRGNASEREVDKTYAALREFWIGYSGFTPYPGEVLKFGRQRLRNADGQWHDTNIEALNWTFDTTLLRAELGAAQRFSEYRTDLTELAPEDEDRQHLFGSASYQWTPGHWAGIRAHHSHDDGKLKRSGEVLDDLDKTANGDLTWVGLNVDSDAYNHRNTHTVNYWGSLTWLTGNRDQIGANYDNTTDQYLAGDKTGRNVNGWATDLGIRLRLDPQWQVGAAYSRASKDYEQNGLESNRSNWTGTRSRVHRFGEAFQGEMANVESASLFASWQFNEEYDASLIYHKFRRVDGNAGIGGAGINPTREVIDASGIPTNTFSSLPLEDGRKDLGQEMDLVVTKYFKQGLLPAALSQSFDEPSALVRLRAGVFKPGDAYHDQVDSYMHRAIVDVIWRF; encoded by the coding sequence ATGAAGCTGAACCCTTTGATGGCCGCTGGCATGGGCCTTGGTTTCACCCTGCTGTGGGCCTGCCCGACGCTGGCCGCCATGACTGAAGAAAAAAACTTCGGCCTGGAAGCGAAGATCACCGCGCAAAGCGAGGATGACCGCGACCTGGGCACCCGCTCCGGCGGTGACGTCAAGGGTATCGGCCTGGACCTGCGCCCCTGGGTATACGGCGAGCGCGGCAACTGGAGCGGCTACGCCATGGGCCAGGTGGTCACCGCCACCGATACCATCCAGACCGACCCGCTGGAACAGACCACCATCGACAGCAATGGCCAGAGCGGCACACAGATCTCCCGCGGTAACGCCAGCGAGCGTGAAGTCGACAAGACCTACGCCGCGCTGCGTGAATTCTGGATCGGCTACAGCGGCTTCACCCCCTACCCCGGGGAAGTACTCAAATTCGGCCGCCAGCGCCTGCGCAACGCTGATGGCCAGTGGCACGACACCAATATCGAAGCGCTGAACTGGACCTTCGACACCACCCTGCTGCGTGCCGAACTGGGTGCCGCTCAGCGTTTCAGCGAGTACCGCACCGACCTCACCGAACTGGCGCCGGAAGACGAAGACCGTCAGCACCTGTTCGGCTCGGCCAGCTATCAATGGACGCCAGGCCACTGGGCCGGCATCCGCGCCCACCACAGCCATGACGACGGCAAGCTCAAGCGCAGCGGCGAAGTGCTCGACGATCTGGACAAGACCGCCAATGGCGACCTGACCTGGGTCGGCCTGAACGTCGACAGCGATGCCTATAACCATCGCAATACCCACACCGTCAATTACTGGGGCAGCCTGACCTGGCTGACCGGTAACCGCGACCAGATCGGCGCCAACTACGACAACACCACCGACCAGTATCTGGCCGGCGACAAGACCGGGCGTAACGTCAATGGCTGGGCGACTGACCTGGGCATCCGCCTGCGTCTGGACCCGCAATGGCAAGTGGGCGCCGCGTACTCGCGCGCCAGCAAGGATTACGAACAGAACGGCCTGGAGAGCAACCGCTCGAACTGGACCGGCACCCGCTCGCGCGTGCACCGCTTCGGTGAAGCCTTCCAGGGTGAAATGGCCAACGTCGAAAGCGCTTCGCTGTTCGCCTCCTGGCAGTTCAACGAGGAGTACGACGCCTCGCTGATCTACCACAAGTTCCGCCGCGTCGATGGCAACGCCGGCATCGGTGGCGCCGGGATCAACCCGACCCGTGAAGTGATCGATGCCAGCGGCATCCCGACCAATACCTTCAGCTCCCTGCCGCTGGAAGACGGCCGTAAGGATCTGGGTCAGGAGATGGACCTGGTGGTCACCAAGTACTTCAAACAAGGCCTGCTGCCGGCAGCGTTGAGCCAGTCGTTCGATGAGCCGTCGGCGCTGGTGCGCCTGCGCGCCGGGGTGTTCAAGCCGGGTGATGCCTATCACGACCAGGTCGACAGCTACATGCATCGCGCCATTGTCGATGTCATCTGGCGCTTCTGA
- the algG gene encoding mannuronan 5-epimerase AlgG translates to MNRQINNARPRHWPHTLLESAVLGSALLVASAALANTPVVSEPAKSVVKELQQAKTYTITSPPAEPLAMQTPELPDLSGYTTEAALQKIDRSAKGKVRVTRMMDEETGMKEFVGGDNKMAEWVARQRGIPQIIVVENGYASLQDVARQVPKQMLSEVSPGVFIARVPILVKQTGSLEIDKRTTELRLSQERGAFLVNEGKLLIANTQVNGWSETRNGHSTWRKAGEFRPFLLSWGGSQTWIASSKMASLGYDQSKSYGVSISQYTPNAAKVLNRPEPTGWIIDSEFSDLWYGFYCYETENFVIKGSTYRDNIVYGIDPHDRSHGLIIAENTVYGTKKKHGIIISREVDNSFIFRNKSYDNKLSGVVLDRNSVGNIVAFNEIYQNHTDGITLYESGNNLLWGNRVVANRRHGIRVRNSTNIKLYDNLALGNGLMGVYGHIKDLNDTDRDIDLDPFDAEVSLIVVGGQLASNGSGPLAIDSPLSVELYNVAMLAPTKSNGITFNGVLGENQEQILDLLVRQKRAVLIDPVESQSELRP, encoded by the coding sequence ATGAATCGTCAGATCAACAACGCCAGGCCGCGCCATTGGCCGCATACCCTGCTCGAAAGCGCAGTGCTGGGCAGCGCCTTGCTGGTGGCCAGTGCCGCACTGGCCAACACCCCGGTGGTCAGCGAACCGGCCAAGTCGGTGGTCAAGGAGCTGCAACAGGCCAAGACCTACACCATCACCAGCCCACCGGCCGAGCCACTGGCGATGCAGACCCCCGAGCTGCCCGACCTGTCCGGCTACACCACCGAGGCTGCGCTGCAAAAGATCGACCGCAGCGCCAAAGGCAAGGTGCGTGTGACGCGGATGATGGATGAAGAAACCGGCATGAAGGAGTTCGTCGGCGGCGACAACAAGATGGCCGAGTGGGTGGCGCGCCAGCGCGGTATTCCGCAGATCATCGTGGTCGAGAACGGCTATGCCAGCCTGCAGGATGTGGCCCGCCAGGTGCCCAAACAGATGCTCAGCGAAGTGTCGCCCGGCGTATTCATCGCCCGCGTGCCGATTTTGGTCAAGCAAACCGGCAGCCTGGAAATCGACAAGCGCACCACCGAACTGCGCCTGTCCCAGGAGCGCGGCGCGTTTCTGGTCAACGAAGGCAAGCTGCTGATCGCCAATACCCAGGTCAACGGCTGGAGCGAGACCCGCAACGGCCATTCCACGTGGCGCAAGGCCGGCGAATTCCGCCCGTTCCTGCTTAGCTGGGGCGGCTCGCAGACCTGGATCGCCAGCAGCAAGATGGCCAGCCTGGGTTATGACCAGAGCAAGTCTTACGGTGTGAGTATTTCCCAGTACACGCCCAATGCGGCCAAGGTGCTTAACCGCCCCGAGCCGACCGGCTGGATCATTGACTCGGAATTCTCGGACCTGTGGTACGGCTTCTACTGCTATGAAACCGAAAACTTCGTGATCAAGGGCAGCACCTACCGCGACAACATCGTCTACGGCATCGACCCGCACGACCGCTCGCACGGGCTGATCATCGCCGAGAACACCGTGTACGGAACCAAGAAGAAGCACGGGATCATCATCTCCCGCGAGGTGGACAACAGCTTCATCTTTCGCAACAAGAGCTACGACAACAAGCTCTCCGGCGTGGTCCTGGACCGTAACAGCGTCGGCAATATCGTCGCCTTCAACGAGATTTACCAGAACCACACCGACGGCATCACCCTGTACGAGAGCGGCAACAACCTGTTGTGGGGCAATCGGGTGGTGGCCAACCGTCGCCACGGTATCAGGGTGCGTAACAGCACCAACATCAAGCTCTACGACAACCTTGCCCTGGGCAATGGCCTGATGGGCGTCTACGGCCACATCAAGGACTTGAACGACACCGACCGCGACATCGACCTGGACCCGTTCGACGCCGAAGTTTCGCTGATCGTGGTCGGCGGCCAGCTGGCCAGCAACGGTTCCGGCCCGCTGGCAATCGACTCGCCGCTGAGCGTCGAACTCTACAACGTGGCCATGCTGGCACCGACCAAAAGCAATGGCATCACCTTCAACGGCGTACTGGGCGAGAACCAGGAGCAGATCCTCGATCTGCTGGTGCGCCAGAAACGCGCCGTACTGATCGATCCCGTCGAAAGCCAGAGCGAGCTGCGCCCATGA
- a CDS encoding alginate O-acetyltransferase yields MHSHLIKWLGLSSLTLGLMAAAGAARADDSLAPDFTAEPCCQLCPAAHDASNYTTRYQQNFTTLIQAEGDWLFRTKEDLRTEFDTTPAGYKRLQELQRAFKRKGIDLVVVYQPTRGMVDRNKLLPQDRAKYDYDTALKNYQAMLGRFSKMGYWVPDLSPLTSETQDHDFYFRGDQHWTPYGAQRTAKVVAETVKQIPGFDEIPKREFESHKSGRMGKTGTLHNMAGQLCGTSYAIQYMDQFATEPKGEAGDGDLFGDSGNPKITLVGTSHSGKNYNFGGFLQEYIGADVLNVAFPGGGLEGAMIQYLGSEDFHNNPPKIIVWEFSPLYRLDQDSIWRQMFALLDDGCDAKPAVLSAETSLKPGNNEVLVNGKNGIKDIRNSANRVDIQFEDTSVKTLKARLWYMNGRHEDLKIEKPETADTDGRFAFDLREDEDWASQQLLALEIEGPEAGSEPQKVKAQVCKRNALPGTQQHSAQAGL; encoded by the coding sequence ATGCATAGCCACCTGATCAAATGGCTGGGCCTGTCCAGCCTGACCCTGGGCCTGATGGCCGCTGCCGGCGCTGCGCGTGCCGACGACAGCCTGGCACCGGACTTCACTGCCGAGCCATGCTGCCAACTGTGCCCGGCCGCCCATGATGCCAGTAACTACACCACCCGCTATCAGCAGAACTTCACCACCCTGATTCAGGCTGAGGGCGACTGGCTGTTCCGTACCAAAGAAGACCTGCGCACCGAGTTCGACACCACGCCGGCCGGCTATAAGCGCCTGCAAGAACTGCAACGCGCCTTCAAGCGCAAGGGCATCGACCTGGTGGTGGTCTATCAGCCAACCCGTGGCATGGTCGACCGCAACAAGCTGTTGCCGCAGGACCGCGCCAAATACGACTACGACACCGCGCTGAAGAATTACCAGGCGATGCTCGGCCGCTTCAGCAAGATGGGTTACTGGGTTCCGGACCTGAGCCCGCTGACCAGTGAAACCCAAGACCATGATTTCTACTTCCGTGGTGACCAGCACTGGACCCCTTATGGCGCCCAGCGCACCGCCAAGGTGGTGGCCGAGACGGTGAAGCAGATCCCGGGCTTCGACGAGATTCCCAAGCGCGAATTCGAAAGCCACAAATCCGGGCGCATGGGCAAGACCGGCACCCTGCACAACATGGCCGGCCAACTGTGTGGCACCAGCTATGCGATCCAGTACATGGACCAGTTCGCCACTGAGCCCAAGGGCGAAGCCGGTGACGGCGACCTGTTCGGTGACTCGGGTAACCCGAAGATCACCCTGGTCGGCACCAGCCACAGCGGCAAGAACTACAACTTCGGCGGTTTCCTGCAGGAATACATCGGTGCCGACGTGCTCAACGTGGCCTTCCCCGGTGGCGGCCTGGAAGGCGCGATGATCCAGTATCTGGGCAGCGAAGACTTCCACAACAATCCGCCGAAAATCATCGTCTGGGAATTCTCGCCACTGTATCGCCTGGACCAGGACAGTATCTGGCGGCAGATGTTTGCCCTGCTTGATGACGGCTGCGATGCCAAGCCTGCGGTGCTCAGCGCCGAAACCAGCCTCAAGCCCGGTAACAACGAAGTGCTGGTCAACGGCAAGAACGGCATCAAGGACATTCGCAACTCGGCCAACCGGGTCGACATCCAGTTTGAAGACACGTCGGTAAAAACCCTCAAGGCGCGCCTGTGGTACATGAACGGCCGCCATGAAGACCTGAAGATCGAAAAACCGGAAACCGCCGACACTGATGGACGCTTCGCCTTCGACCTGCGCGAAGACGAAGACTGGGCCAGCCAGCAACTGCTGGCCCTGGAAATCGAAGGACCCGAAGCAGGTAGTGAGCCACAGAAAGTCAAAGCCCAGGTGTGCAAACGCAATGCATTGCCAGGTACCCAACAGCATTCTGCGCAAGCCGGATTATGA
- the algK gene encoding alginate biosynthesis TPR repeat lipoprotein AlgK, with amino-acid sequence MNRPLRRSSISPLLSVTTLGQAVALGLAVTLAGCAGLPDQRLANEAMQNGDTALAERNYRQLAELGYSDAQVGLADIQVASGDPARLKEAEATYRAAAATSPRAQSRLGRLLAAKPDATDAERKEAQGLLQKSFASGESGSLLALAMLYLQYPHSFPEVNAQQQISQWRSMGYAEAGLAQIVLYRTQGTYEQHLDEVESICKQALASTDMCYVELATVYQTRGQADQQKALLDQLRSAYSAGRVDAQRVDSVARVLGDAQVGSPDPQTAQQLLEGIAPGYPVSWVTLAKLLYDFPELGDVDKMMEYLNNGRAADQPRAELLLGRLYYEGKWVPADAKKAEQHLSKASASELSAHYYLGQLYRRGYLGQVYPQKAVDELLLAARGGQASADFALAQLFSQGRGIKPDLVNAWVFSQLAKTHNPTPQADELAQQINPQLSPAQLAAAQQLLQREQKARGATASQNALVLQTLQKDDGEEAL; translated from the coding sequence ATGAACCGTCCGCTTCGACGCTCGTCGATCTCCCCGCTGCTGTCCGTGACCACATTGGGCCAGGCTGTTGCTCTGGGACTGGCTGTGACCCTGGCTGGCTGCGCCGGCCTGCCCGATCAGCGCCTGGCCAATGAAGCCATGCAGAACGGCGATACTGCCCTGGCGGAGCGCAACTACCGGCAACTGGCCGAGCTGGGCTACAGCGATGCCCAGGTCGGTCTGGCCGACATTCAGGTGGCCAGCGGTGACCCGGCCCGCCTCAAGGAGGCCGAGGCCACCTACCGCGCTGCGGCGGCCACTTCGCCGCGCGCCCAGTCACGCCTGGGCCGGCTGCTGGCCGCCAAGCCCGACGCCACCGATGCTGAACGCAAAGAAGCCCAAGGGCTGCTGCAAAAATCTTTCGCCAGTGGCGAGTCTGGCAGCCTGTTGGCGCTGGCCATGCTTTACCTGCAATACCCGCACAGCTTCCCTGAGGTCAACGCCCAGCAGCAGATCAGCCAGTGGCGCAGCATGGGCTATGCCGAAGCCGGCCTGGCACAGATCGTTCTGTACCGCACCCAAGGCACCTACGAGCAGCATCTGGATGAAGTCGAGAGCATCTGCAAACAGGCGCTGGCCAGCACCGACATGTGCTACGTCGAACTGGCCACGGTCTACCAGACCCGTGGCCAGGCCGACCAGCAAAAAGCCCTGCTCGACCAGCTCAGAAGTGCCTACTCGGCCGGCCGGGTCGACGCCCAGCGCGTCGACAGCGTAGCCCGGGTACTGGGCGATGCGCAGGTCGGCAGCCCTGATCCGCAAACCGCCCAGCAATTGCTCGAAGGCATCGCGCCGGGCTACCCGGTGTCATGGGTCACCCTGGCCAAGCTGCTCTACGACTTCCCGGAGCTGGGCGACGTCGACAAGATGATGGAGTACCTGAACAACGGCCGCGCCGCCGACCAGCCGCGCGCCGAACTGCTGCTGGGCCGACTCTACTACGAAGGTAAATGGGTGCCGGCTGACGCGAAGAAAGCCGAGCAGCACTTGAGCAAGGCCAGTGCCAGCGAACTGTCTGCCCACTACTACCTGGGCCAGCTGTACCGCCGTGGCTATCTCGGTCAGGTCTACCCGCAAAAAGCCGTGGATGAACTGCTGCTCGCCGCCCGTGGCGGGCAGGCCAGCGCGGACTTCGCCCTGGCGCAGCTGTTTTCCCAGGGCCGCGGCATCAAGCCTGACCTGGTCAATGCCTGGGTCTTCAGCCAACTGGCCAAGACCCACAATCCGACCCCGCAGGCCGATGAACTGGCCCAGCAGATCAACCCACAACTGTCACCCGCACAACTCGCCGCTGCCCAGCAGCTGTTGCAACGCGAGCAAAAAGCCCGGGGCGCGACCGCCAGCCAGAACGCGCTGGTCCTGCAGACCCTGCAAAAAGACGACGGTGAGGAAGCACTATGA
- the alg8 gene encoding mannuronan synthase, giving the protein MDRLKNGLLQAAGWLFYLTLLGALVTALPTSIFDSQSKNFIFLIGIVGIWRYSMGATHFVRGMLFLYVVYPRLRRKMRKLGEQANPSHVFLMVTSFRIDASTTAQVYSSVIQEAIDCGLPTTVVCSLVELSDELLVKSLWERLNPPERVSLDFVRIPGTGKRDGLAYGFRAISRHMPDDRAVVAVIDGDTVLNKGVVKKTVPWFHLFPNVGGLTTNEFCEVLGGYVMSEWHKLRFAQRHINMCSMALSKRVLTMTGRMSVFRASVVTDPEFIADVEADSLHHWRLGTFRFLTGDDKSSWFSLMRLGYDTFYVPDAAINTVEHPPEKSFLKASRKLMYRWYGNNLRQNSRALGLGVRRLGIFTSIVLFDQRVSMWTSILGLTVAIIASFKYGGAFLLMYLLWIGITRLILTLLLVCSGHRIGPAYPIILYYNQIVGALMKIYVFFRLDRQSWTRQDTKLSRDMASFQGWFNTWSSRTMTFSAGSIFVAVLLTMV; this is encoded by the coding sequence ATGGACAGGCTTAAAAACGGCCTTTTGCAGGCTGCCGGTTGGCTGTTTTACCTGACTTTGCTGGGTGCGCTGGTGACTGCGCTGCCAACCAGCATCTTCGACTCGCAGTCGAAGAACTTCATTTTCCTCATCGGTATCGTCGGTATCTGGCGCTATTCGATGGGCGCCACGCACTTTGTGCGCGGCATGCTGTTTCTCTACGTCGTCTACCCACGCCTGCGCCGCAAAATGCGCAAGCTGGGCGAGCAAGCCAACCCTTCCCACGTGTTTCTGATGGTCACCAGTTTTCGGATCGATGCCAGCACCACCGCCCAGGTGTATAGCTCGGTCATTCAGGAAGCCATCGACTGCGGGCTGCCGACCACCGTGGTCTGCTCGCTGGTCGAGCTGTCTGACGAGCTACTGGTCAAAAGTCTCTGGGAACGCCTCAATCCACCGGAGCGGGTCAGCCTGGATTTCGTCCGGATTCCCGGCACCGGCAAACGTGACGGCCTGGCCTATGGCTTTCGCGCCATCTCCCGGCACATGCCCGATGACCGTGCGGTGGTGGCAGTGATCGACGGCGATACCGTGCTCAACAAAGGCGTGGTGAAAAAGACCGTGCCGTGGTTTCACCTGTTTCCCAATGTCGGTGGCCTGACCACCAACGAATTCTGCGAAGTGCTCGGCGGCTACGTGATGAGCGAGTGGCACAAGCTGCGCTTCGCCCAGCGGCACATCAACATGTGCTCGATGGCCCTGTCCAAGCGGGTACTGACCATGACCGGACGGATGTCGGTGTTCCGCGCCAGCGTGGTTACCGACCCGGAATTTATCGCCGACGTCGAGGCCGACTCGCTGCATCACTGGCGGCTGGGCACCTTCCGCTTTTTGACTGGCGACGATAAATCCAGCTGGTTCAGCCTGATGCGCCTGGGTTACGACACTTTTTATGTGCCCGACGCCGCCATCAATACCGTGGAGCACCCGCCAGAGAAAAGCTTCCTGAAAGCCAGCCGCAAGCTGATGTACCGCTGGTACGGCAATAACCTGCGGCAGAACTCCCGCGCCCTGGGGCTGGGCGTGCGACGCCTGGGCATCTTCACCAGCATCGTGCTGTTTGACCAGCGCGTGTCGATGTGGACCTCGATTCTGGGCCTGACCGTGGCGATCATCGCCAGCTTCAAATACGGCGGCGCGTTCCTGCTGATGTACCTGCTCTGGATCGGTATTACCCGCCTGATCCTGACCCTGTTGCTGGTCTGCTCGGGGCACCGGATCGGTCCGGCCTACCCGATCATTCTCTATTACAACCAGATCGTCGGCGCCCTGATGAAGATCTACGTGTTCTTCCGCCTGGATCGTCAGTCCTGGACCCGCCAGGACACCAAACTCAGCCGCGACATGGCCAGCTTCCAAGGCTGGTTCAACACCTGGTCGTCCCGAACCATGACCTTTTCAGCCGGCAGCATTTTTGTCGCTGTGTTGCTGACCATGGTCTGA
- a CDS encoding nucleotide sugar dehydrogenase, translated as MRISIFGLGYVGAVCAGCLSARGHDVVGVDISAEKIALINNGKSPIVEPGLGELLEQGIRTGKLRGTTDFSEAIRSTDLSMICVGTPSKKNGDLELDYIESVCREIGYVLREKNSRHTVVVRSTVLPGTVANVVIPILEDCSGKKAGVDFGVAVNPEFLRESTAINDYDQPPMTVIGEFDKASGDVLQSLYEELDAPVIRKDIAVAEMIKYTCNVWHATKVTFANEIGNIAKAVGVDGREVMEVVCQDKTLNLSQYYLRPGFAFGGSCLPKDVRALTYRAGSLDVEAPLLNSLMRSNVSQVQNAFDIVASHDTRKVGLLGLSFKAGTDDLRESPLVELAEMLIGKGFELSIYDSNVEYARVHGANKDYIESKIPHVSSLLNADFDKVINDSDIIILGNRDERFRALADKAPEGKRVVDLVGFMSKPTTENGRAEGICW; from the coding sequence ATGCGTATCAGCATTTTTGGTTTGGGTTATGTCGGCGCTGTATGTGCCGGATGCCTTTCTGCACGGGGTCATGACGTTGTCGGTGTAGATATCTCTGCCGAGAAGATTGCCCTGATCAATAACGGTAAGTCGCCCATCGTCGAGCCCGGTCTGGGCGAGTTGCTGGAACAAGGTATCCGGACCGGCAAACTGCGCGGAACCACTGACTTCTCCGAAGCCATCCGCAGTACTGACCTGTCGATGATCTGTGTCGGGACGCCCAGCAAGAAGAACGGTGACCTGGAACTTGATTACATCGAATCGGTGTGCCGCGAGATCGGTTACGTCCTGCGCGAAAAAAACTCGCGCCACACGGTAGTGGTGCGCAGCACCGTACTGCCAGGCACGGTCGCCAATGTGGTGATCCCGATCCTGGAAGATTGCTCGGGCAAGAAGGCCGGCGTCGATTTCGGTGTGGCGGTCAACCCGGAATTCCTGCGCGAAAGCACCGCAATCAATGACTATGACCAACCGCCAATGACCGTCATCGGCGAGTTCGACAAAGCCTCCGGGGACGTGCTGCAGTCGCTGTACGAAGAGCTGGATGCGCCGGTGATCCGCAAGGACATCGCGGTCGCCGAGATGATCAAGTACACCTGCAACGTGTGGCACGCCACCAAGGTGACCTTCGCCAACGAGATCGGCAACATCGCCAAGGCGGTCGGCGTCGATGGTCGTGAAGTGATGGAAGTGGTCTGCCAGGACAAGACCCTGAACCTGTCGCAGTACTACCTGCGTCCGGGCTTCGCCTTCGGCGGCTCGTGCCTGCCCAAGGACGTCCGCGCCCTGACCTACCGTGCCGGCAGCCTGGACGTCGAAGCGCCGCTGCTCAACTCGCTGATGCGCAGCAACGTCTCGCAGGTCCAGAACGCCTTTGACATCGTTGCCAGCCACGACACCCGCAAGGTTGGCCTGCTGGGGCTGAGCTTCAAGGCCGGCACCGACGATCTGCGTGAAAGCCCGCTGGTGGAACTGGCCGAGATGCTGATCGGCAAGGGCTTTGAGCTGAGCATCTACGACAGCAACGTCGAGTATGCCCGCGTCCATGGTGCCAACAAAGACTACATCGAATCGAAGATCCCCCACGTCTCCTCGCTGCTCAACGCGGACTTCGACAAGGTCATCAACGACTCGGACATCATCATTTTGGGTAACCGTGATGAGCGCTTCCGCGCGCTGGCCGACAAAGCGCCGGAAGGCAAGCGGGTGGTCGATCTGGTGGGCTTCATGTCCAAACCGACCACTGAAAACGGCCGCGCCGAAGGCATTTGCTGGTAA